The following coding sequences are from one Schizosaccharomyces osmophilus chromosome 1, complete sequence window:
- the npt1 gene encoding nicotinate phosphoribosyltransferase Npt1: protein MTTQAVTSILDTDLYKLTMLQAVLEHYPTAEVSYVYTNRSPEMALNEEAVAWLKDGISNLRNLTLLPEEEARLRQRCPYLKESFYEFMHSYAFDPENVVFLEYNKDTKDLAITIKGLWKNTIFYEIPLLALVSEAYFKFVDKDWSSEGQFEKAYEKGKRLINAGCYFTDFGSRRRRDHHAQDVMLQGLIKAQQDVKGPGRFLGTSNVHFAQKYDLEVSGTVAHEWYMGVAAITKNYADANRIASEKWVQTFGKSLLIALTDTFSTDVFLRNFTANTPDDLACVFHGVRQDSGVAEEYIEKIVDHYQSLGVDPSTKMIVHSDALNVDRCICLHNYGKKFGIKSSFGIGTNFTSDFDHVSKPGQKSKAMNIVIKLHTANGAKAVKISDDIMKNTGEKDAVVEVKTQLGLPLK from the coding sequence ATGACTACGCAAGCGGTTACTTCTATTCTAGACACTGATCTTTACAAACTGACCATGCTACAAGCTGTGTTGGAACATTATCCAACAGCTGAGGTTTCTTATGTATATACAAATCGTTCTCCTGAAATGGCATTAAACGAGGAAGCAGTAGCATGGTTAAAAGACGGAATTTCGAACTTGAGAAATCTCACGCTACTTCCGGAAGAAGAGGCTCGGCTTCGTCAACGATGCCCGTATTTAAAGGAGTCCTTTTACGAATTTATGCATTCCTACGCATTTGATCCagaaaatgttgttttCCTTGAGTATAATAAAGATACCAAGGACCTTGCTATTACGATTAAAGGGCTTTGGAAAAACACTATATTTTACGAAATTCCATTGCTTGCTCTTGTTTCAGAGGCCTATTTCAAGTTCGTTGACAAAGATTGGTCATCTGAAGGGCAATTCGAAAAAGCTTACGAGAAAGGAAAGCGCCTCATAAATGCTGGATGTTACTTTACAGACTTTGGCAGCCGTCGTCGTCGTGATCACCATGCCCAAGATGTTATGTTGCAAGGATTAATTAAGGCTCAGCAAGATGTTAAAGGACCTGGTCGTTTCCTTGGAACTTCAAATGTGCACTTTGCTCAAAAATATGACCTGGAGGTGTCTGGTACCGTCGCCCACGAGTGGTATATGGGTGTTGCTGCTATTACGAAAAATTATGCAGACGCTAATCGGATTGCTTCAGAGAAATGGGTACAAACATTTGGTAAGAGCCTCTTGATTGCTCTCACTGATACCTTTTCTACCGATGTGTTCTTGCGTAACTTCACGGCAAATACTCCTGATGATTTAGCCTGCGTCTTTCACGGTGTTCGACAGGATAGTGGAGTCGCTGAAGAATACATTGAAAAGATCGTTGACCATTACCAATCACTCGGCGTTGATCCTTCTACGAAAATGATAGTTCATAGTGATGCTTTGAACGTTGATCGTTGCATCTGTTTGCACAATTACGGCAAGAAGTTTGGTATCAAATCTTCGTTTGGAATTGGTACGAATTTTACCAGCGATTTTGATCACGTATCAAAGCCAGGCCAAAAGAGCAAGGCTATGAATATTGTGATCAAATTACACACTGCCAATGGAGCCAAGGCTGTCAAAATCAGTGACGATATCATGAAAAATACTGGTGAGAAAGATGCTGTTGTAGAAGTTAAAACGCAACTTGGCCTTCCTCTGAAGTAA
- the mrpl19 gene encoding mitochondrial ribosomal protein subunit L11 — protein MSTPKASLVKLVVPAGKAAPTPPIGPALGARGVKSIDFCKEFNARTVGYVPTVPIPCRVTVTPQRTFSFTIHTPPTSWLICKTLDIEKGSSSPKHDIKGQLSLKHVYEIAKLKSTDPTLKGTELTSLCKSVIGTAKSMGIQVVL, from the coding sequence ATGTCAACACCAAAAGCGTCTTTAGTTAAGCTTGTTGTTCCTGCTGGAAAGGCAGCTCCTACTCCCCCAATTGGTCCTGCCTTGGGTGCTCGTGGTGTCAAAAGTATCGACTTTTGTAAAGAATTCAATGCGCGTACTGTAGGATACGTTCCTACCGTTCCTATTCCCTGTCGTGTTACTGTCACTCCCCAGAGGACATTCTCATTCACTATCCATACCCCTCCTACTAGCTGGCTGATTTGCAAAACTCTGGACATTGAAAAAGGGTCCAGTTCACCAAAGCACGATATAAAAGGGCAACTCAGCTTGAAGCATGTCTATGAAATtgcaaaattgaaaagcaCAGATCCTACGTTGAAAGGAACAGAATTAACATCGTTGTGCAAAAGTGTCATTGGGACAGCCAAGAGTATGGGGATTCAAGTTGTTCTGTAG
- the cox16 gene encoding mitochondrial copper chaperone for cytochrome c oxidase Cox16 gives MTRFFEWKLWYRNKSKRNPLLWVGAPFMGSILLVWVFAIPIAQIKFTRRDEQVKTLTKEEQLDLNKRRRKVNVNEEYYRIMLDKMQQESGDYENKRVPRLSGEPTWEPGSSSNEAEDK, from the exons ATGACCAGATTTTTCGAATGGAAACTTTGGTATCGTAATAAATCCAAACGGAACCCGTTGCTTTGGGTTGGTGCACCTTTCATGGGTTCCATTTTATTGGTTTGGGTGTTTGCAATTCCAATTGCTCAAATTAAATTTACAAGAAGAGATGAACAAGTTAAAACCCttacaaaagaagagcaGCTCGACCTCAACAAGAGGAGACGAAAAGTCAATGTTAATGAAGAATATTAT AGGATCATGTTAGACAAGATGCAACAAGAAAGTGGAGATTATGAGAATAAACGAGTTCCACGTTTGTCTGGAGAGCCTACATGGGAGCCaggttcttcttcaaatgaagcggaagataaataa